CACGGCGGCGACCGTGGCCTGGTACGTCCGCGATACGGGCTACGCGCCGCTTTTTGGCCAGCACCAGCGTATTTCGGTCGAACAGGCCGCTGGCGTGCTCGACGCCGAGCAGATCCCGTTTCGCATGCATCCGGAAACCGGCGCGATTCTCGTGCCGCACGATCGGCTCGGCCGCGCGCGTCTCGCGTTGGCCGCCAAGGGCGTGACGCCGGAGCTGCCACCGGGGCTGGAGCTGGTCGATCGCGACGAGCGTCTGGGCGTGCGCCAGTTCGTGCAGGACGTGCGCTTTCGCCGCGGCCTCGAAGGGGAGCTGTCACGCACCATCATGTCGATCGACGCGGTGGACGCCGCGCGCGTGCATATCGCGCTCGCCCCGCAGACGTCGTTCGTGACGAACACGAAGGCATCGGCGAGCGCGTCGGTGCTGATTTCGGTGCGCGCCGGTCGGAAGCTTGCGCCGCAACAGGTGAGCGCCGTCGTGAAGCTCGTGGCCGGCAGCGTGAACGGCCTGGCGGCGGAGAATGTGTCGGTCGTCGATCAGCACGGCACACCGCTCACGGCGAATCTCGATCTGGACGAGGCGATGCACGGCGATGCGCAAGCGCGCACCCGTTCGCGCGAGGACGCACTGCGAAACGTGCGGGCGCTGCTCGACGGCATTCTCGGCGCCGATCGCTATCGCGCGAGCGTGAGCGTCGATCTGGACGAAGACGTCGTCTCCAACACCACCGAAGCGCTTGGCGCCGAGCCGCGCGTGATGCAGGAAGCCGTGCGCGAAGCGCGTGACGACGACGCCATCGTCGGCGGCGTGCCGGGGGCCATGAGCAACCGTCCGGTCGATGCTGCGCCGCTGCTGACCGGCGAGGGCGGCGCCATGCGCACCACCTCGTCCACGCGTCAGTTCGCATACGACCGCTCGATCACGCAGACCAAGCGCCAGCGTCCGCGCGTGCGTCAGATGCACGTCGCCGTCATGGTCGACTCCCGGGCCGCGCCAGGCGGCAACGGCTGGTCGAACGAGGCGCTGGCCGACCTGGAACGCACGCTGCGCGCCGGCGTCGGTATCCAGGCGCCGCGTGGCGACACGCTGGTCGTGAGCGCGATGCCGTTTGCGCCGTCGCCGGCCGTGGTGCCGTTCGGGGCACCTGACGCCGCACCGGGCGTGCTGTCGCTGACCGACACGCAAAAGCAATACGCCGCGGTGGCGGCCGGGACGCTGCTCCTGATCGCACTGGCCGCGTGGGCCGTGCTTGCCCGCCGAGCGCGTCGGCGCAAGACGGCCGCGCAAGCCGCCGAGGCCGAAGCACGCGAGCGCAGCCGCCGCGAAGCCGAGCTCGCCGCGCAACAGGCGGCGCTGCCTGCCTTCGCTCCCGATCTGCCACCGGCGTCGGACACCTCGTTCGACACCAAGCTCGAACGCCTGAGTGCCCTGGCGGCGGGCGAGCCCGAACGCGTCGCGCAAATCATCAAACACTGGATTGGTTCGCATGCTGCATACCGCTGAAACTTCCGCGCTGACGCAAATCAACGGCGTCGACCGCGCTGCCGTCCTCCTGCTCTGTATGGGTGAGGAGGCCGCTGCCGCCGTGATGGCACAACTCGCCCCCGGTGAGCTCCTGCGGGTGGCGCACGCCATGTCGCGGGCCGGCAGCGTGAAGAAGCACGACGTGCAAGCCATCGTCGATCAGTTTCTCGACGCCAGTACCGAGCACGGCGGCGCCAATGCCGCGCCTCGCGCCTACCTGGAGCGCTCGCTCTCGGCGGCGCTTGGCGAGGGCATCGCGAGCAACGTGCTCGATGGCATCTATGGGGATCGCGTGCGGCCCAAGCTCGCGCGATTGCAATGGGTGAGCGTGGCCAGACTGGCCGACGTGCTCTCGCGGGAGCATCACCGCATGCAGGCGTTGCTGCTCGCCTATCTGCCGGCCGATCTCGCAGGCCAGTTGTTGCGCGCGCTGCCCGAATCGCAGCAGGAGGCGTTGCTGCTCGAGACGGCGCAGCTCACGCGCGTCGATCGCGAATTGTTGGCCGATCTCGAAATGATTGCCGACCGATGCCTCGCCGGACTGTCCGCGGATAGCGCCGATGTGCAAGGGGCGCGGCTCGCGGCGCAGATCATCGGCCACGTGCCCGAGGAGCAGAAGCGGCTGATGGATGTGCTGCGCGCGCACGACGCGGCGTTGGCAGAGTCCGTCGAAGCCAGCATGTACGGCTTCGACATCCTCGCCCACCAGGCAGCCGAGGTCGTCGATCTCGCCGTGGCCGAAGTGCCGACCGAGACGTGGGCGACGGCGCTCAAGGGCACGGACACGCGTTTGCGTCAGGTCGTGCGCGAGCGCATGTCGCGTCTCCAGGAAGACGCGCTCACGCAGGCGATGCAGCGTCTGGGCGCCGTGTCGTCCGCGCGCGTGGAAGCCGCGCGCACCGAGATCATGACCACCCTGCGGGCTCGCGCACGCGAAACCAACATGACGCTGCGGCTGGCCGATGGCGAGGTGCTGGAATGAGGCCGCACCGGTTCGGCACGAAGGCCGACGCGGCGGCGCAGCGCGGCTGGCTGCCGGTTCAACCCGACATGGCGGCCGTGCGCGCGCAGGCCTATGCCGAAGGGATGGCACACGGCGAGGCCCAGGCGCGCGAGGCCGTCTGGCAGGCGGCCTTCGACGCGGGCCGCGCCGAAGGCGAGCAGGCTGTGGAGATGCGTTTGCGCGCGTCGTATGCCGAGCGGTTGCGCGATGAACTCGACGCCATCGCGCAGCCCCTCGCCGCTTTGCAGACCGCTTGCAACGAGGTCCGTGCCCGCCTTGCCGCCGGTGCGCTGGAGGTGATGACGGACGTGACGTCGCGCGCCGTGAAGGCCGTTGTGCAGCGCGAACTGCACACGGCGGCCCCGGATATTGCGAGCATCGTGCATCACTTGATCACGCAGTTGGGCGCGAGTGGTGGTGTCACCGTTTACGTGAGCCCCGAAGATGCGCAGACGCTCGCCGCGCGTGTCGGCGCCGAGGCGTCCGGTGCGGAATGGCAGATCGTCGCCGACGCGTCGTTGCCGCGCGGCGAGAGTCGCGTCGACGTCGATGGCCTCTGGTACGACGCCGGATGCGAAAGCCGCGAAGCCGCCGTATGGGAGGTCATTCGCCGGCAACTGAACGAATGGGTCGACGCGTCGATCGCCAGCAGCGAACCGATCGTCGTGCAGGTGCCGCGATGAATGACCAGATCGCACTCGCGAGTCCCATGGCGTTCGTCACTCGCGCCAATGGCGCGGTGATCGAGGCGCGCGGACAGCGCTTCTCGCTCGGCCAACTGTGCCGCGTCGAAACGGCGGCGGGGCGTTGGACCGATGCCGAAGTGGTCGGTTTTGCCGACGGTGCGCTGCAACTGCTGACCTACGCCTGCGTCGCCGAGATCGCGCCGGGTGCGCGCGTGCTGCCGGGCGCGGCGGGGCAGACGCCGGACATCGGCACGGCATGGCTGGGACGCGTCGTCGACGCCTTCGCCCAGCCGCTCGACGGCAAGGGGCCGCTACGCGGTGACGCGAAACTCGATACGCGTTGCACGCCGCCCTCCCCGTTGGCGCGGCAGGCGATTTCCGAACCGCTGTCGGTCGGCGTGCGCGCGATCGACGGGCTGCTGAGCCTGGGCAAAGGTCAGCGCGTCGGACTGTTCGCGGGCAGCGGCGTCGGCAAAAGCGTTTTGCTGGGCATGATCACGCGACGCACCGAAGCGCAGATCGTCGTCGTCGGACTGATCGGCGAGCGCGGGCGCGAAGTGGGCGAGTTCGTGAACGAAACGCTCGGTCGGGCCGGACTCGCCAGGGCCGTCGTCGTCGCCGTGCCGGCCGACGCCCCGCCGGCGCAGCGCATGAAGGCCACGGAGCTTTGTCACGCGATCGCCGCGCATTTCCGCGATGCGGGGCATGACGTGCTGTTGCTCGTCGACTCGCTCACCCGCTACGCGATGGCGTGTCGCGAGGTGGCGCTCCTGCTCGGAGAGGCGCCGGCTGCGCGCGGCTATCCGGCGTCGGTGTTCGCGCGGCTGCCCAGGCTGGTCGAGTGCGCGGGCAACGGGGCGGGCAATGGCAGCCTGAGCGCGATCTACACCGTGCTGGCCGAGGGTGACGACTTGCAGGACCCGGTGGTCGACACGGCACGCGCCGTGCTCGACGGCCACATCGTGCTCTCGCGCGAGCTGGCGGACGCCGGTCATTACCCGGCGATCGACGTCGGCGCGTCGGTGAGCCGGTGCATGACGCGAGTGGTGGGTGCACGCCACGCCGGCGCGGCCAACGCGTTCAAGGCGCAGTGGCACGCCTATCGGCAGATCCGCGAATTGATTCCGCTGGGGGCCTACGTGCCCGGGGCCCACGCCGAAACCGACCGTGCGGTGTCGCGATATCCGGCCATGTGCGACTTCCTGCGTCAGCGCGACGGCGAAGGCGACGGTGCAGGCGAGGGCGACAACACGCTTGAAGCGTTGTGCGAACGGTTGGAGGCGCTATGCCGATAACGCCGAAGTCCCCGAGTGCACTGCACGCGCTGCTGTCGATGCGAGACCGCGAGCTTGATGCCGCGCGGCGCGAGGGCCGGCTGCTGGCGGAGCGGCAGATGCGGCTCGCGCGCAACGTGACGCAGCTCACGCAGCTGTATCGCGCCGTGGCCATCGGCGGTGCGCGCGCGCGGGCGTACAGCTTTCAGAACCGCGCCGATTACAAGCGCGCGCTCGTCGACATGATCGAGACGCAGCAGGCCCCGTTGGCCCAATTGGCGCGCTGGCAGTCCGCCGCCGCGCAGGCCGTGCGCGAGGCGCAGCGGCGCCGCGAAGGTGTCGCGACGCTCGTCGCCCGGCATGAGGCGGTGGCGCGTGAAGCACGGCGCTGTCGCGAGGTGCAGGAGCAGGCCGAGCTGACGCTGGTCGTGTGGCGACGGGGTGTCGCCACACCTACGCGAAATGAGGACATCACCTTGGTCAACCACGTTTACAAAAGCCGCACAACGGTCGCTTTGCTCGGGGAAACCGCGCGCGTCGCGCCCCACGCTCATCCCGAACCAGGAGTTGACCCATGCTGCAAGTGAAAGAACGTATCGAGAAGCTGGCCCAGGACGTTGCCTCGAGCCGCATGCAGGCCGAGTTCGGCCGTCTCGGCAAGAACAAGACCGACACCGAGGCTCGTCAGAAGGGTGTTGCGACGCTCAAGGAGGCGCTGGGCAACTTCGAGAAGCAACTGCGGCGCCTGGGCGACAGTGCCGACCTGCGCCAGCACAAGGCCACGCAGTCGAGCGAAGACGCGTTTTCCGTCAAGCTGGAAAAGGGCGCGCAGCAGCTCGATTTCGACGTGCGCGTCGCGAAGCTCGCCACGGTGCATCAAGTGCAGATTCGCGATCTGTCGGCGTTGGCCGGCAGCGTCCTCAAGTTCGGCAACCCGCCGCAAACCGTCGCGCTCGACGTCGGGGGGCTCGATCTGAGTCGACCCGAAGACGTGAAGGCACTCGCGATGCGCATCAACGAAAACCCTGCGCTCAAGAACGTGGTTCGCGCCGATCTGCGCCACGTGCCCGGCAGCACGCCGTATCTGCTGCTTACCGCCACGAAGTCGGGTGGGGCCGCGGCATTCACGCTGGAGTCGGCCACGCCGGCACAGGGTGGCACCTCACCGATCGGCGATGTGTTGGCGCAGGGGCAGGACGCCGAGGTGATGCTTGGCAATCGGAGCGAATCGTACGCGAGCAACGAGATCGAGATTTTCACGGGCGTGAAGCTCTCCCTGAAGAAGACACAGAACGAGACCACGCGAGTGTCGATCTCCCCCGACATGGAAGGCACGGCCGCGAACATGCGCACGCTCGTGCAAGCCTACGACGCACTGCGAAAGCAACTGCGCGAGCTGATGGACCCCGGCACGCCAGGCGTATCGGCACCGCTCGAAGGCGAGGATAAGCGCACCGACAGCAAGCCGGCCGGGCCGTTTTATGCCGACGCGGGCGTGCGCGCCCTGCTGCGCGATCTCGAGCGCAACTTCGAGCGCTCGATGACGATCGACGGCAAGACGTTCGATCCCTCGGAATTCGGCGTGAAACGCAATGCCGACGGCTCGGTGAGCTTCGACCAGAAGCGCTTCGAGTCCGCCTACGCCAAGGACAAGGAACTGCTCGCCAAGTGGTTCGGCGAGAGCGCCGATGTCATGAAACGCGACACGGGTGTGGATCTGGACAAGCAAGGCGCGGGCATGCGCCTCGCCGTGCGCATTCGCGAGTGGACGGACGAGGTCACGGGCGTGCTCAAGCACCGCACCGACAACGACGAAATCGTCTCGCGCCGGATCGTGGAACAGCAGGAGCGGCTGAGCGCACGATTTCGTGCGCTCGTCGCGCGCTACACGAGCGAGTTCGCCCGTGCCGAACAGGTTCGCCAGCAAATGAACGAGACACGCAGCTTCGTCGATGCGCTCTTCGGCAGTGGGCGCAAATCAGACAGGTGACGCGTGAGCTCGCCCTCAGGAGACTGAAATCGTCATGACTTACCAACAATACCGGGCGTCGGATCTCGATGCCCGCATCGCCGGCGCCACGCCGTTGCAATTGATGCTGATTCTGCTCGACGGCCTGCTCGACGAGCTCATGCGCGCGCGGGCCCACATCGAGCACGCGCGACATGAGGCGCGTCTGCGCAGCGTCACGAAGTGTCTGAATCTGCTCAACGGCCTGGCGTCGCACGTCGATGCCGCCGACGGGCCGGGCGTGACGCAGCCGCTCGCGAAGGTGTACGACTTCTGCATGCGGGCGGTCGCGCAGGCCAGTGTCGAAGCCGATGTCACCAAACTCGACGAGGTGACGACCGTCATCGCGCAACTGGCCGAAGGCTGGCGTTCGCTGGAGGCACTCCGTGGCTGACGAGGCGACGTTCCGAGCGTTGGCGCAAGACCTGCGGCGGCATTCCGCTGCGCGCGAATGGGAACTGCTCCAGGCCGCGGACGCGTTGCTGCGACGTGCGTGGCAACGCGCGCCCGCGCCTGGCGCGCGCAACGAAGCGCTGGCCCGGGCAATGGCCGATGTGCTCGTGGCTCACGCGCAAGCCCATGTGCTCGCGCAACGCGCCGCCGGCGACGCTCGCCGACGCCTTGGAGCGCTCGGCCCGTGGCGCGAAGGCGCGCTCGGCTATCTGAGGATGAACGATGATCGCTGAACTCATGCGCTCGATGCCATCGATAGCGTCGGCCGATCACTGCCCGACTCTCGGCGCAAGCCACGGCGCAATCCATGGCCCGGTTTCGCCATCGATGGACGATGCGCGACATGACGCATCGCGTGACGGTCCGACGCAACCGGAAGCCGAAGGCGTTTCGAACGAATTCACCGCGGCGCTCCGCCGTTCGCTGCAAGGAAAGTCTGACGCCCAAACACCGACAGACGTGTCCGACGAGAGCGATTTCGTGGATGTCGAACCGGAGGCAGTGACATCGCCGACGGAAGCAGTGCAAGCGACAGACACGGCCGTCATCGATGCGCCAGGATTCGAACCGCCATCGGTCGCGCCGGGCTCGCTGACCGATGGCGGCTCGCCGACGTCAAGCGACGACGAAGCCACTCCGCCAAGCGAACTTGCGACGCTGATTCGAGATGCAGGCGATGCAGGCGACGCGGTGACGGCGCCGCATGTGCCGATTTCGCCGATGGGCGACGTTCTCAACGATGCCCTCCCTTTACCTGACGGCGCCGCGTTGTCGACCTCCATCGAGACATTCCTCGCGGCGCACCACCATCGCATGCGCGGCGCGTTGGGCACGCCGGTATCGGTCTTCATGGGGCATGTGCGGTCGGATGGCGACACCGCACCACGCGTGCATTTTGTGCAGACGACGGAGTTTGCTGCACTACCGACATTGGCGGCGGAGAAGACAGCGACCGAGACGGCGATGCCGTTCCGGCTATCGGGGGTGAACCACCACGGCGCCTCGCTCGCCGCGCTTCCGGCCATGACGGAGGGCGTCGCCGGCGTACCGCCGATTGCCGACGGTGCATTGATCCCGGCCCTTCGCGCGACACACGCCGAAGTCGCTGCCGCCCGCGATGGAGTGAGCGCCGCGACGCCGGGAGAAAAAACCGGCGCACACACGCTCGCCGCCGATAGTGCGGCATTGGCACGTACATTGTCCGAGCGCGTGACGTCGATGGCGCACAACGGCGTGCACGAGGCTCGTCTGCGATTGACGCCCGCCGAACTCGGCGACATCGGCATCGTGGTGCGCAAATCGGCGATGCTGCTCAGCGTGACGTTACAGGTGGCGCGTCCGGAAGTGCTCGGTCTCGTGCAGGGCACGGCCGCGCTGTTGCGCGACATGCTCTCGCAGCGGCACACCGGTGAAGTCCAGGTCAGCACCGGTGCCATGACGGCGTTCGATGGTGATGGCGCGTCCGGCGATACGTCGAAACGGCGCTCACGCGATGCACCGGAGAACGACGCGATGCCGGGGCTGGCGCTCGGCGCATCGGAGCGCGGACGGCATGATGCGCGGGAGGTATTCCGTCTATGACCGTATCGACTTACGGCCCCATCCCCTATGCGCGGCACGCCGACGACACAGGCGACCGGACGGGGCCACGCGCCGCGTCGTCTGCGCCGCCCTCGACCCGGCACACCGCGCCGGTGGCTGACGAACAGGCGCGCGTGCTGCGGCTGATGCCGATGATTGCCCGTATCGTCCGGTCGCTCGCCCCGCAAACCACGGTCGCCACGGCCCAGGACGATATGACGCAGATCGCGCTCATGGCGGCGCTCGACGCCGTACGGCGCTACGGTCCGCCCGACGAGCGCTTTGGCGCATTCGCCGCGACGCGCATCCGGGGTGCGGTGCTCGACGAGTTGCGGCGGCTGGACTGGCGTCCACGCACGCTGCGTCAGGCCTCGCACCGGCGCCGCGATGCGGCGCGGGAGCTGACGCGCACGCTCGGCCGCGCGCCTACCCGCGAGGAGTTGAGCGCGCACGCCGACATGGACGAAGCCACGCTCGAAGCGGCCGAGATGGCCGAGCATGCCGAAAGCCTTGGGAGTTTCGATGAGTTGCTCGCCGCCGGCGGTGTCGCCGCCAGCGAGCAACTCATCGATCGGCGCAGCCCGGAAGACCTGGTCGCCACGCGGCAGAGTCTCGTGCGCTCGCTCGCCGTGTTGAACGAGATGGAGCAACGGGTGGTGCAGCTCTATTACGAATTCGATCTCAATCTGGAAGAGATCGGCGAGGCGCTGGGCCTGACCCGCGCCAGGATCTGCCAGATTCACAGGAGCGCTCTCGGAAAGATGAAATCGGCCATGCAGGAAACCGCACCCGGTGCCGCGCGAGACACGCGCGCACCGCAACGCAATCGTGAGACAAGGCAAGGGAAATGACTTTACTGATGCTTGGAGCGGCGATCATCGTCGCCAGTGTTTTCGGAATGTTCTGGCTCAATGGTGGCCAGTTCGGCACCGTCTTCCATCTGAACGAGTTCGTGCTCGTGGTGGGCACCGCGCTGGGTGCCTTTCTCGTGGGCAACACGTCGCGCGTGCTCGGCGACTTGCGCGCCGTGGTGGCGGCTGCCGTCAGACGTCGTCGGCATGGCGAGGCGTTCGAGCAGCAGTTGCTCACGCTCACCTATACGCTGCTGCAGACGTCGGCACGCGACGGCGTTCGCGCCCTGGACGAACATCTCGACGATCCCGGGCGCAGCAGCATCTTCCAGCGCAGCCGCCACGTCCTGGCCAACGCGAAGCTCGTGGATTTTACGGTCGACGCATTGCGCGTCGCCACCCTCAGCAAGGGCACGCGCGGGGAGCTGGACAGCCTGCTCGCGATGGAGATCGAGAGTCGTGAGCGCCGCATGATGCAGCCCGTGCGGGCACTCAACAAACTGGCCGATTCGATGCCGGGCTTCGGCATCATCGCGGCAGTGCTGGGGCTGGTGCTCGCCATGTACGACATCGGCGCGGGCGAGGCCACGGCCATGGTCACGCGTCAGGTTGCCGTGGCGATGGTCGGCACGTTCTTCGGCGTTTTCGCGTGCTACGCGGTGCTCAGTCCGCTGGCCAATCGTCTGTCGCAGTCGGTGACCGTCGAAATGACCGGGTACGAGTGCGTGCGCGCGGCGCTCATCGCGTTCATGAGCGGCAAGTCCCCGCTGCTCTCGGCCGACGCCGGACGTCGCATGCTGCAATACGGCGCGCTGCCCAGCTTCGGCGCGCTCGAGGACTGGGTGCGGCATGCCGGGGACGGGCGATGAGCTCGCGGCGTGCCTACGCGGCGGGACACGAGGAGTCCGGCGGTGCATGGAAGGTTGCGTTTGCGGACCTCTGCCTGGTGCTCATGTGCCTGTTCGTCGTGATGTGGGTGCTGGAACGAAGGGTGTTCGAAGCGCCGCAGTCGGCCGAGCTCAAGATGCTCGAAGCGCTGCAGGCCGCGGGTGTACCGCAGCCGTCTGCCGGTTCGTCTAGCCATGCCGCGCAGGCCTCGAGCGAGCGGGTTGCCGTCCTTCCCAGCGGTCAGTTCGAGTCGCCTGCCGATCTGGTGCGTCTCGCCAGCGCCGTGCAGCAACTGAGTGAAGCGGCCAGTCTTTCCGATCATGTGAGTACCTCCATCACACCCGACGGCCTGCGCGTGCGCCTCGCCGACTCCGATGCGCGAGGCCTGTTCGAGCGGGGCAGCGCGACACCGTCGCCTGCCGCGACGACGCTGCTCGCGCGCATCGGCCAACTGTTCAGTGGCATCGACAATTCACTGATGATCGTGGGCCATACCGACGCTGTGCGGTATCGCGCGACGCGAGCCGACAGCTACACCAACTGGCACCTGTCGTCGGATCGGGCGCTGGCGGCACGCACGGCGCTGGTCGCCGGGGGATTGCCGCTGGAGCGCGTGCTGATGTCCGTCGGCATGGCCGACCTGGCGCCGCTGCGGGCCGACGACCCCACGGCAGCGGCGAACCGCCGCATCGAGTTCGTCGTGCTCACGCAGGCGAGGGCGAGACAACTGGCCACCATGTTCGGGGCGGCGCACGCCGGCGAAGTCGTGCTCACCGGGCGGAACGCACAGGCCGACGCCGCTGCCATGACGCGGGGAACGGCAGGCTTAACAAGCGAGGCCCGCCCGTCGCCTGATTCGAGTGAACCGTAATTTTCGTGGAGCTGCCCATGACCAAGATCGACTCGATTTCGCATATCCCGCCCATCGACGGCGCGCGCATGCGCCAGGCGGCGGCTGACACCCCCCGGTCTTCGGCGCCGGCACAGGCGACGGCCGGCCCGTCGGGCGTCGCCGCTCGCGCGGCGTCCGCGGGTACGGGGGAATGGCTGATGAACGCACGCGCCGCCCTCGAATCCGTGCCGCGCGTGGATGCCGTCAAGGTCACACGCCTGAAGGCGATGCTCGCGAATGGTGAGCTGGCGTTCGACAGCGAGCGCGTGGCCGATTGTATTCTCGATCGTCACGGGATATCGCGTTGAACGCCTCCGACCAAGGACGCCGACGTGCGTGCGTCGCGCGCATCGTGGCCGACGTCGAAGCCGATCTCGAGGACTATCGCCGCCTGATCGCGACGCTCGACGCACTGCACCGCGCGCTCACCGACGAGAGCCTCGACGCGCTTGCCCGCACGCACGATACCGCGCTGCAACTGGTGGGTCGATTGCGTGCGCGCGCACGCCGACGGGTGCAGTGCCTGGAGCAGGCATTCGGCGAGACGTCCGCGAACACGATGACCCCCGTGATGCGCTGGCTTGCGGCCGATGCGCGCGAAGCGTACCAAACGTTTGCGACGCGCTGGGACGCACTTCAGGCGCTCGCTGCGCGATGCAAGGCGGTCAACGCGCGCAATCTGCGCGACATCGGCGCGAAGCTCCAGATGCTCGACGTCGTGCTCTCACCCGCCTCGGCCACCTACGCGCCGCAACGCTAGACATTCCACGTCGTTCAAGCCTTCCAGTGACGTCCACCGTGACGCTCATCGCGACGCCCATCGAGACAGTTTTGCCGCGACATTGCGACATCCGTCGCATGTGCGCGACGTGCGTCGAGCGAATTGCCCAAAGCACGTTGGAGCGCTTGGGAAATTTGTCAATTTCCCGGGTTTTCGCGTTGATTTTCGATAGCTGCGCCGACAATGGGACAGTCATGTCATCAGCCACCCATGGAGGCGAAATCTTGCAGTCATTCTTTTCTCAGGCGCTGGGCGTTCATGCGGCTGCGCTGCAGGCGCGGGAAGCGCGGACCCGCGTGCTGGCCGCGAACCTCGCGAACGAGGCAACGCCGGGTTACCAGGCGCGCGATCTCGATTTCGCCGAACAGGTGCGGCGACATCTTGACGCCGACGCACGCAGGGATGTGTTCGATGCTGCCGGTGTGTCCTTTTCGTCGAGCGGGTTCGAGGCCTCCGATTCATCCAACGCCTTGCGCTACCGCGTGCCGATGCAGACACGCGCCGACGGCAACACCGTCGAGCTTGGCATCGAGCAAGCGCTCTTCGCGCAGAACCTGTCCGACTGGCAGGCCAGTCTGTCGTTTCTGAACCGGCGTCTTGCCGGCTTGCAGAAGGTCATCGACGGAGGCCGTTGACGATGAGCTTCAGAGAAATCGCGGCCATTGCCGGCTCGGCCATGGCCGCGCAAACCATTCGCCTCAACACCGTGGCGAGCAATCTGGCGAATGCCAGCGCCGTGGCGGGAGATGCCGACGAGGCTTATCGTGCGCGCAAGCCGGTATTTGCCACGGTGCTGGGCGCAGCGCAAGGCGCACAGCACGTGCAGGTCATCGACATCTACGAGAGCGAGGATCTGCCCCGCGTGGCGCATGAGCCGGGCAATCCGCTGGCGGATGCCGATGGCAACGTCTTTTACGCGAACGT
The Pandoraea pulmonicola DNA segment above includes these coding regions:
- a CDS encoding FliA/WhiG family RNA polymerase sigma factor, encoding MTVSTYGPIPYARHADDTGDRTGPRAASSAPPSTRHTAPVADEQARVLRLMPMIARIVRSLAPQTTVATAQDDMTQIALMAALDAVRRYGPPDERFGAFAATRIRGAVLDELRRLDWRPRTLRQASHRRRDAARELTRTLGRAPTREELSAHADMDEATLEAAEMAEHAESLGSFDELLAAGGVAASEQLIDRRSPEDLVATRQSLVRSLAVLNEMEQRVVQLYYEFDLNLEEIGEALGLTRARICQIHRSALGKMKSAMQETAPGAARDTRAPQRNRETRQGK
- a CDS encoding motility-associated protein, with protein sequence MTLLMLGAAIIVASVFGMFWLNGGQFGTVFHLNEFVLVVGTALGAFLVGNTSRVLGDLRAVVAAAVRRRRHGEAFEQQLLTLTYTLLQTSARDGVRALDEHLDDPGRSSIFQRSRHVLANAKLVDFTVDALRVATLSKGTRGELDSLLAMEIESRERRMMQPVRALNKLADSMPGFGIIAAVLGLVLAMYDIGAGEATAMVTRQVAVAMVGTFFGVFACYAVLSPLANRLSQSVTVEMTGYECVRAALIAFMSGKSPLLSADAGRRMLQYGALPSFGALEDWVRHAGDGR
- a CDS encoding OmpA family protein, yielding MSSRRAYAAGHEESGGAWKVAFADLCLVLMCLFVVMWVLERRVFEAPQSAELKMLEALQAAGVPQPSAGSSSHAAQASSERVAVLPSGQFESPADLVRLASAVQQLSEAASLSDHVSTSITPDGLRVRLADSDARGLFERGSATPSPAATTLLARIGQLFSGIDNSLMIVGHTDAVRYRATRADSYTNWHLSSDRALAARTALVAGGLPLERVLMSVGMADLAPLRADDPTAAANRRIEFVVLTQARARQLATMFGAAHAGEVVLTGRNAQADAAAMTRGTAGLTSEARPSPDSSEP
- the flgM gene encoding flagellar biosynthesis anti-sigma factor FlgM yields the protein MTKIDSISHIPPIDGARMRQAAADTPRSSAPAQATAGPSGVAARAASAGTGEWLMNARAALESVPRVDAVKVTRLKAMLANGELAFDSERVADCILDRHGISR
- the flgN gene encoding flagellar export chaperone FlgN: MNASDQGRRRACVARIVADVEADLEDYRRLIATLDALHRALTDESLDALARTHDTALQLVGRLRARARRRVQCLEQAFGETSANTMTPVMRWLAADAREAYQTFATRWDALQALAARCKAVNARNLRDIGAKLQMLDVVLSPASATYAPQR
- the flgB gene encoding flagellar basal body rod protein FlgB, coding for MSSATHGGEILQSFFSQALGVHAAALQAREARTRVLAANLANEATPGYQARDLDFAEQVRRHLDADARRDVFDAAGVSFSSSGFEASDSSNALRYRVPMQTRADGNTVELGIEQALFAQNLSDWQASLSFLNRRLAGLQKVIDGGR
- the flgC gene encoding flagellar basal body rod protein FlgC; the encoded protein is MSFREIAAIAGSAMAAQTIRLNTVASNLANASAVAGDADEAYRARKPVFATVLGAAQGAQHVQVIDIYESEDLPRVAHEPGNPLADADGNVFYANVNAIEEMTDMLDASRAFQTNLEVLARVRAAQQELLRLGERG